A window of the Cololabis saira isolate AMF1-May2022 chromosome 19, fColSai1.1, whole genome shotgun sequence genome harbors these coding sequences:
- the vps35l gene encoding VPS35 endosomal protein-sorting factor-like — MAAVQWRSRWRNYDDELQRFSPEGVPVEFGDYHPLKPIMVTDTKTRRGTRKGSTSSSSSSSSSAPPDPLSSMLDGTDPLSMFAAASATETPSMSHSSSTGDIGRKKKEKEEEAVGPDFEPWSSKRGEILARFTTTEKLSINLCMDSDRGKASSPGSSAVSEKVRTRLEELDDLEEGSQRELLNLSQQDYANRIEELNQSLKEAWASDQKVKALKIVIQCSKLLSDTSVIQFYPSKFVLITDILDTFGRLVYDRIWTMCSDPRPLSDSFTVDDVNDTAKETCLNWFFKIASIRELLPRLYVEIAILKCNRFLNKSGIQETLPRLTAMIRGIGDPLVAAYARAYLCRVGMEVAPHLKDCLNRNFFDLLATFRQISGDSVQKQLVLQRVEVPVYLTLYSPAINWILQCIAYRAPEPLLTEMMERCKMMANNALLLNSVMRAFRPEFVAARATDFIGMIKDCDESGFPKHLLFGSLGRGVACADPPEQERLTILNEAWKVITKVRSPQDYINCAEIWVEFTCRHFTKREVNTVLADIIKHMTPDRAFEDAYPQLQSVIRKILTYFQDFSVLFSMERFLPFLDMFQKDSVRVEVCKSIMEVFIKHQVELTRDPVILNAMLHICKTMHDSVNALTLDDEKRSLSLLIIGFVRMVSFGRDFEQQLSFCVEARASFCNLEPVLVQLIHTVNQLAMETKRVMRGSHSRKTAAFVRACAAYSFITIPSLSSIFSRLNLYLLSGQVALANQCLSQADAFLKAAVSILPEVPRSISVEGKLRSSESFLLDFINDFLATLLVVPDHPEHGVLYLVRGLLNMVQDYTWEENSDAKVRVYISALPLLAAMSQETYLYSIPKVDSNETLYGGDPKFLSEINKLCETLIGQILDHLKALARDDQSVRRQSALAFALFGVLLAHGDLRNNKLSQLAVNLWNLSHKQGYCDTRISVRTLEYIKHQTQQPDMAHLSDTVQRLALQSRT, encoded by the exons ATGGCTGCGGTGCAGTG GCGATCCCGCTGGCGCAACTATGACGACGAGCTGCAGAGGTTCAGTCCTGAGGGGGTTCCGGTCGAGTTTGGAGACTACCATCCCCTCAAGCCCATCATG GTGACGGATACGAAAACCCGCCGTGGAACCCGCAAAGGCAGcacctcctcatcttcatcctcctcttcctcagcacCCCCAGACCCGCTCAGCTCCATGCTGGACGGCACTGACCCCCTGTCCATGTTTGCAGCCGCCTCCGCCACCGAGACTCCGTCCATGTCACACAGCAGCTCCACAGGG GACAttgggaggaagaagaaggagaaggaggaagaagcAGTGGGACCAGACTTTGAACCCTGGTCATCGAAGCGAGGGGAGATCCTGGCCAGGTTCACCACCACCGAAAAACTGTCCATA AATCTGTGCATGGACTCTGACCGAG GAAAAGCCTCCAGTCCTGGATCATCCGCTGTTTCCGAGAAAGTTCGTACTCGcctggaagagctggatgaTCTGGAGGAG GGTTCTCAGAGAGAGCTGCTGAACCTCTCCCAGCAGGATTACGCCAACCGCATCGAGGAGCTGAACCAGTCCCTGAAAGAGGCCTGGGCCTCCGACCAGAAGGTCAAAGCCCTGAAGATTGTCATCCAG TGCTCCAAGCTCCTGTCCGACACGTCGGTGATCCAGTTTTACCCCAGCAAGTTTGTTCTCATCACTGATATCCTCGATACTTTTG GCCGCCTGGTGTATGACAGAATCTGGACCATGTGTTCAGACCCCAGACCCTTATCTG ACTCCTTCACGGTTGACGATGTGAACGACACCGCTAAAGAGACGTGCCTTAACTGGTTCTTCAAGATCGCCTCCATCAGAGAGCTGCTGCCCAGACT ATATGTTGAAATTGCCATCCTCAAGTGCAACCGGTTCCTCAACAAATC CGGTATTCAGGAGACCCTCCCTCGGCTGACGGCCATGATCAGAGGGATTGGAGATCCTCTGGTGGCGGCGTACGCCAGAGCTTATCTCTGCAGG GTGGGCATGGAGGTGGCGCCCCACCTGAAAGACTGCCTGAACCGAAACTTCTTCGACCTGCTGGCCACCTTCCGGCAGATCAGCGGAGACAGCGTCCAGAAGCAGCTGGTCCTGCAGAGGGTGGAGGTGCCTGTATACCTGACGCTTTACTCTCCAGCCATCAACTGGATCCTGCAGTGCATCGCCTACAGAGCTCCAGAG CCGCTGCTAACGGAAATGATGGAGAGATGCAAGATGATGGCAAATAA TGCCTTGCTCCTGAATTCGGTCATGAGGGCGTTCAGGCCGGAGTTCGTCGCAGCCAGAGCCACCGACTTCATCGGTATGATCAAAGACTGTGATGAGTCCGGGTTCCCAAAG CACCTGCTGTTTGGATCTCTGGGTCGCGGTGTGGCCTGCGCAGATCCGCCGGAGCAGGAAAGGCTGACGATCCTGAACGAAGCCTGGAAGGTCATCACCAAAGTCCGCAGTCCCCAG GATTACATCAACTGTGCTGAAATCTGGGTGGAGTTCACCTGCCGGCACTTTACA AAACGAGAGGTCAACACGGTTCTGGCTGATATCATCAAACACATGACCCCTGACCGAGCGTTTGAGGACGCCTACCCTCAG CTGCAGTCGGTGATCAGGAAGATCCTCACCTACTTCCAGGACTTCTCCGTCCTCTTCTCCATG GAGCGGTTCCTGCCGTTCCTAGACATGTTCCAAAAGGATAGCGTGAGGGTGGAGGTCTGCAAATCTATCATGGAGGTCTTCATCAA ACACCAGGTGGAGCTCACCAGAGACCCAGTCATCCTCAACGCCATGCTTCACATCTGCAAGACCATGCACGACTCCGTCAA CGCCCTGACTCTCGACGATGAGAAAAGATCTTTGTCTCTGTTGATCATCGGTTTCGTCCGGATG GTCTCCTTCGGCCGGGACtttgagcagcagctgagctTCTGCGTGGAGGCCAGAGCCTCCTTCTGTAACCTGGAGCCGGTGCTGGTGCAGCTCATTCAC ACGGTGAACCAGCTGGCCATGGAGACCAAGAGGGTGATGAGAGGGAGTCACTCCCGGAAAACGGCCGCGTTTGTCAGA GCCTGTGCTGCCTACAGTTTCATCACCATCCCGTCTCTCAGCAGCATCTTCAGTCGTCTCAACCTGTATCTCCTGTCTGGTCAGGTTGCGTTGGCCAACCAGTGTCTCTCCCAGG CGGATGCTTTCTTGAAAGCAGCCGTCAGTATTCTTCCGGAAGTTCCTCGCTCCATCAGCGTGGAGGGGAAGCTTCGCTCTTCTGAGAGCTTCCTGCTCGACTTCATCAACGACTTCCTGGCAACGCTGCTTGTTGTCCCG GACCATCCAGAGCATGGGGTGCTCTACTTGGTCCGTGGTTTGCTCAACATGGTTCAGGATTACACCTGGGAGGAGAACAGCGACGCGAAGGTGCGGGTTTACATCAGCGCTCTTCCTCTGCTGGCCGCCATGAGTCAGGAAACGTATCTTTACTCCATCCCCAAAG TGGACTCCAACGAGACGCTGTATGGAGGTGACCCCAAGTTTCTATCAGAAATCAACAAGCTGTGTGAGACTCTTATTGGGCAGATCCTGGACCACCTGAAGGCTCTGGCCCGGGACGAT
- the zdhhc16b gene encoding palmitoyltransferase ZDHHC16B, which yields MRMGSSWRWQLSRAMRLALRWCRLCRLQRGGLSGTNRPWTGGRLPELWSYSRLLLNSLYFNSLTNFDTVLDCAFEPVYWIVDNMTRWFGLVFVCLVVLLTSSVVVIVYLFVLPTIFSTYSVFWIFWHVCCGHWILVMVTFHYYKATTTSPGHPPKDKLNFPSVSVCKKCITPKPARTHHCSICNVCVMKMDHHCPWLNNCVGHLNHRYFFSFCLYMTLGCIYCSVSSRNLFLEAYNAVETYYQTPPPEYSLRDNSAHKSIIFLWVLTSSVAVALGGLTLWHALLISAGETSVERHINRKEARRLRERGKVFRNPYHHGLINNWRLLLGVESRRHWLTRVLLPSGHPPSGDGITWDCTFTRRDPMAI from the exons ATGCGTATGGGCAGCAGCTGGAGGTGGCAGCTCTCCCGGGCCATGCGACTGGCGCTGCGTTGGTGCCGACTGTGCCGCCTGCAGAGAGGAGGCCTGAGCGGGACCAACAGACCCTGGACGGGCGGCAGGCTGCCGGAGCTGTGGAGCTACAGCAGACTGCTGCTGAACTCCCTGTACTTCAACAGCCTCACTAACTTTGACACGGTGCTGGACTGTGCGTTTGAACCCGTCTACTGGATTGTGGACAACATGACCCGCTGGTTTGGATTG GTGTTTGTCTGTCTCGTTGTCCTGCTGACATCCTCCGTCGTGGTCATCGTCTACCTGTTTGTCCTGCCTACAATCTTCAGCACTTACTCCGTGTTCTGGATTTTCTGGCATGTCTGCTGCGGCCACTGGATTCTCGTCATGGTGACGTTCCACTACTACAAGGCCACCACCACCTCCCCCGGACACCCACCCAAG GACAAACTAAACTTCCCCTCTGTCTCCGTCTGCAAGAAATGTATCACCCCAAAACCAGCAAGGACGCACCACTGCAGCATCTGCAACGT GTGTGTCATGAAGATGGACCACCACTGCC CCTGGCTGAACAACTGCGTGGGCCACCTGAACCATCGCTACTTCTTCTCCTTCTGCCTCTACATGACCCTGGGCTGCATCTACTGCAGCGTCAGCAGCAGGAACCTGTTTCTGGAGGCTTACAACGCCGTCGAG ACTTACTATCAGACACCTCCACCAGAGTATAGCCTCAGAGACAACTCTGCTCACAAGAGCATCATCTTCCTCTGGGTCCTGACCAG CTCGGTGGCAGTCGCCCTGGGAGGACTCACCCTGTGGCACGCGCTGCTCATCAGCGCAGGAGAGACCAGCGTGGAGCGCCACATCAACCGGAAAGAAGCCAGGAGGCTGAGGGAGAGAGGCAAG GTGTTCAGAAATCCATACCATCATGGCTTAATAAACAACTGGAGGTTACTTTTGGGTGTGGAGTCAAGAAG GCACTGGTTGACGCGGGTCCTCTTACCCTCCGGCCATCCTCCCAGCGGAGACGGCATCACGTGGGACTGCACCTTCACCAGGAGAGACCCCATGGCCATCTGA